A single genomic interval of Saccharomyces eubayanus strain FM1318 chromosome IV, whole genome shotgun sequence harbors:
- the RPS29B gene encoding 40S ribosomal protein uS14 produces MAHENVWFSHPRRFGKGSRQCRVCSSHTGLVRKYDLNICRQCFRERANDIGFHKYR; encoded by the coding sequence atgGCTCACGAAAACGTTTGGTTCTCCCACCCAAGAAGATTCGGTAAAGGTTCCCGCCAATGTCGTGTCTGTTCCTCTCACACCGGTTTGGTCAGAAAGTACGATTTGAACATCTGTCGTCAATGTTTCAGAGAAAGAGCTAACGACATTGGTTTCCACAAGTACAGATAA
- the SYO1 gene encoding Syo1p: MGRSKKRSRASSSRLNPLRKAGSNGDNKDANVVNKKLQPLLQNLSSVVPNDRSVALSSISVLCEDSHMRQLLLKEKLVHIILSKLLNDSNSDIVVESFGLLRNLSLEEGYDVSIYLWRSDIWTSISSNFVKIIDSLSALQAAEQQTQSKPAGKAKIESKRLLFDFTDNLLSLVVALSNGSDDILDELLNENKISGIFQVILELLKYGVEKLPINLYNTILDLIYDLSSESFEFIDQVSHNKHISQFLNELSSDSHPQTNELTKVLIEGINFQFLDTKITYDQCNKMIHSVCHSINNIDPVQLMNDINNPEEIAPATNKDETSKVIEKIKNYNAKRNESMMKLQSVEIAIDLITAIIELIASKYETAQPNEAVIPDELVNTLTNFLPHVFMILKDTFTSRILIGWNNLIWLYVTLSLTELSEDLLASLWSYVTQLDSQDDLSIKIGRMGCIWAVLKLISSNGAAEGGNQVLNNFQMLNNIEFVKGIISELQNNEDLELKQKCINVLSTYAMVQGQIEMNKEIGQFFIQKLTQSNVQPEILVEMTNSLFQIYGDASYDYNEPIFVGGEFLSILKDQVVPNLRQQFKMVDKNKDPELKERCHDCFTTLDSFIHYKTDEN, encoded by the coding sequence ATGGGTagatcaaagaaaagatcaagagCTTCCTCGTCTCGTCTGAATCCGCTACGCAAAGCTGGTTCAAACGGCGACAATAAAGACGCCAATGTCGTTAACAAAAAGCTTCAGCCTTTACTGCAAAACTTATCGAGTGTGGTGCCAAATGACAGAAGTGTGGCTTTAAGCTCCATTAGTGTTCTCTGTGAAGACAGTCACATGAGACAATTGCTACTGAAGGAAAAATTGGTGCATATCATCTTGAGTAAACTATTGAACGATTCTAATTCAGATATAGTTGTGGAGTCTTTTGGTTTACTAAGAAACTTATCCTTGGAAGAAGGCTATGATGTGTCGATCTACCTGTGGAGATCTGACATATGGACAAGTATATCAAGTAACTTTGTTAAAATAATTGATTCTCTATCAGCTTTGCAAGCAGCGGAACAGCAAACCCAATCAAAACCTGCAGGGAAGGCCAAAATAGAATCTAAAAGGCTATTATTCGATTTCACTGATAATTTGCTATCTCTGGTGGTGGCTTTATCTAATGGGTCCGATGATATCCTCGACGAATTATTGaacgaaaataaaataagcGGAATCTTCCAAGTCATTttagaattattgaaataCGGTGTCGAGAAATTACCTATCAATTTATACAATACCATTCTTGATCTGATTTACGATTTAAGTTCCGAATCATTCGAGTTTATCGATCAGGTCTCTCACAATAAGCACATATCGCAGTTTTTAAATGAGTTGTCTTCAGACTCTCATCCTCAAACCAACGAATTAACCAAGGTGTTGATTGAGGGTATCAATTTCCAGTTCCTTGATACGAAAATAACATATGATCAATGTAACAAAATGATCCACTCTGTGTGTCATTCCATTAATAACATTGATCCAGTACAGTTGATGAATGATATCAATAACCCTGAGGAAATTGCGCCAGCCacaaataaagatgaaaccAGTAAAGTTATAGAGAAGATCAAGAACTATAATGCAAAGCGTAACGAATCCATGATGAAATTGCAGAGTGTTGAAATTGCCATTGATCTTATTACTGCAATCATTGAATTGATTGCATCCAAATATGAAACGGCGCAACCGAATGAGGCCGTGATTCCAGACGAGCTGGTCAATACTCtaacaaattttttgcCTCATGTCTTTATGATTTTAAAGGATACTTTCACGTCACGAATATTAATCGGTTGGAATAACCTGATCTGGCTGTATGTTACACTATCATTAACAGAACTCTCAGAGGACCTGCTCGCCTCACTATGGAGTTATGTGACACAATTAGATAGCCAAGATGACTTGAGTATTAAAATTGGTAGAATGGGCTGTATCTGGGCTGTTTTGAAGCTCATCTCCTCTAACGGAGCTGCTGAAGGCGGAAATCAAGTAttgaataattttcaaatgcTTAATAATATAGAATTCGTGAAGGGAATCATAAGTGAACTCCAAAACAATGAAGACTTGGAACTAAAGCAAAAGTGTATTAACGTATTAAGTACATATGCTATGGTACAGGGGCAAATTGAAATGAACAAGGAAATCGGTCAATTCTTCATACAGAAGTTAACCCAATCAAACGTCCAACCTGAAATTTTGGTGGAAATGACAAACTcgcttttccaaatttacGGCGATGCATCTTACGATTATAATGAACCAATATTCGTGGGCGGCGAATTTTTATCGATCTTAAAAGACCAAGTAGTACCAAACTTGAGACAGCAGTTTAAGATGGTtgataaaaacaaagaccCCGAGTTAAAGGAAAGGTGTCATGATTGTTTCACCACGCTAGATAGTTTTATTCATTACAAGACTGATGAAAATTGA
- the RAD59 gene encoding Rad59p has translation MTVHAKSSSTISYDSTVYGTAAGLDIKDFQTVEDWNGRPASAWSVQRIGLLQSKIERYTYNIYHSNRYGKHNLSKLIAGHVLIQFANETFGYDGWQMDVIDVEARECQPFTAVNNDDNTDTDDVKYTVVAEAQVKITLKDGTNTQCGGLGRITLASKGECYNRSKKEAVGDALKKALLSFEKIILDYETKITNNYYVDGLYGSKKIKKETNNSFNLRPISNSKPALIKLEDTKPSIGNK, from the coding sequence ATGACGGTGCACGCGAAGTCTAGTTCAACCATATCATATGATTCGACTGTGTACGGCACAGCTGCGGGCTTGGATATCAAGGATTTCCAGACCGTCGAGGATTGGAATGGCAGGCCCGCTAGTGCTTGGTCGGTGCAGAGAATAGGACTGTTGCAGTCTAAGATTGAAAGGTACACTTACAACATTTATCACAGTAATAGATACGGGAAGCACAATTTGTCTAAGCTAATAGCGGGTCACGTTCTCATACAGTTCGCCAACGAGACCTTCGGGTATGATGGCTGGCAAATGGACGTTATAGACGTCGAGGCCCGTGAATGCCAGCCCTTTACTGCAGTaaataatgatgataacACCGATACAGATGACGTGAAGTACACGGTGGTGGCGGAAGCTCAGGTAAAGATTACTCTTAAGGATGGCACAAATACGCAGTGTGGTGGGCTCGGTAGAATCACTTTGGCTTCGAAAGGTGAATGTTATAATAGGTCGAAGAAGGAAGCCGTTGGCGATGCGCTAAAGAAGGCCTTGTTgagctttgaaaaaattatactCGATTATGAGACCAAGATTACAAACAACTACTATGTCGATGGTTTATATGgttcgaaaaaaattaaaaaagaaactaacAACAGTTTTAACTTGAGACCGATAAGCAATAGCAAGCCGGCTCTGATCAAGTTGGAGGATACCAAACCATCAATAGGAAataagtaa
- the TSR1 gene encoding small subunit rRNA maturation protein TSR1, with protein sequence MAGHSHRTSLKNGHKSFKSKHASKGALKRLYKGKVEKELIGTGKPDKQVSKLQRRNKSKQLRAQKILDSIENRKLFEGKNGAAKIVTILPLVSDLDPLDIMYKLLKSADDEEIMIQEVESKRIFNLHIKKFKSNLKIIIPDMTNFLNILDCAKVADFVIFGLSGVNEVDGEFGEQIVRALELQGIASYIGVISNLSAVHEKEKFQLDVKQSLESYFKHFFPNEERVYNLEKNSDSLNVLRTLCQKLPRSINWRDNRGYVVADLVDFVETSPDSGELVVEGTVRGIGFNSNRLVHIPDFGDFQLNKIEKISESSQKRKNIKNKSNNTGDDLDLDLQTVFESDMNRDTLDEYAPEDVEDWSDYDDDFGYEDLTTARYDDHGYLPGREQASKKVAVPKGTSDYQAKWYLDDVIEAADEEEMEQADEEEETMMDVDDGMTVIDQDNEEMENDERYEIEDDEKFEEFSPEEEERQLREFRDMEKEDREFPDEIELEPTESAVERLKRYRGLKNLYNCDWNVDEKDPTSPPEWKRLLRVGNYKNTKNRIIKETKNEAQAIAGDRIRMFIKFPKFLLEKIQDPKQLLFAVYGLLLHEHKNAVVNFSLQRWEEYDNPVPSKDPIVVQYGARRYTIQPLFSQDSNSPNNVHKYERYLHPNTVSIATCIAPVDFTQSPAIFFKPSQTDSKQVELIGHGTFLNADHSRILAKRAILTGHPFRFHKTVVTVRYMFFRPEDVEWFKSIPLFTKSGRSGFIKESLGTHGYLKATFDGKLSAQDVVAMSLYKRMWPLPSLPWNGM encoded by the coding sequence ATGGCGGGTCATTCACACAGAACGTCGTTGAAGAATGGACACAAgtctttcaaatcaaaacacGCTTCTAAAGGTGCTTTGAAGAGACTGTACAAAGGAAAAGTGGAGAAGGAGCTCATCGGAACTGGCAAACCAGACAAGCAAGTCTCGAAGCTGCAGCGTCGAAACAAGTCTAAGCAATTAAGAGCACAAAAAATCTTAGACTCTattgaaaacagaaaactTTTCGAAGGTAAAAATGGTGCTGCCAAAATCGTCACTATTCTTCCGCTAGTAAGTGATCTGGACCCATTGGATATTATGTACAAGCTATTGAAGTCTGCGGACGACGAGGAGATTATGATCCAGGAAGTAGAATCGAAGCGCATATTCAATCTTcacatcaagaaatttaagAGCAATCTAAAGATCATCATTCCAGACATGACCAACTTTTTGAACATTTTAGATTGTGCTAAAGTGGCTgattttgtcatttttgGGCTAAGTGGTGTGAACGAAGTTGATGGAGAATTCGGAGAACAAATCGTCCGTGCTTTGGAACTACAAGGTATTGCATCATATATTGGTGTCATAAGCAACCTTTCAGCGGTCCACGAAAAGGAGAAGTTCCAACTGGACGTCAAACAATCCCTGGAGAGTTAtttcaaacattttttcCCCAACGAGGAACGTGTTTATAACCTAGAGAAGAACTCAGACTCTTTAAACGTCTTAAGAACTTTATGTCAGAAACTTCCAAGATCTATTAACTGGAGAGATAATAGAGGTTATGTTGTTGCGGAtcttgttgattttgttgaaaCTTCCCCTGACTCCGGTGAGTTGGTCGTTGAAGGTACTGTTCGTGGTATTGGTTTCAATTCTAATAGATTGGTTCATATCCCTGATTTTGGTGACTTTCAACTTaataaaatagaaaaaattagCGAGTCCTcacaaaagagaaaaaacatcaagaacaaatcCAACAACACAGGCGATGATCTAGACTTGGATTTACAAACCGTCTTTGAAAGTGATATGAATAGAGATACTTTAGACGAGTACGCTCCAGAAGACGTGGAAGATTGGTCTGATTATGATGATGACTTTGGATACGAAGATTTGACTACAGCAAGATATGATGATCACGGGTATTTACCTGGTAGAGAACAAGCATCCAAAAAGGTAGCGGTCCCCAAGGGAACTTCGGATTATCAAGCCAAATGGTACCTAGATGACGTTATTGAAGCTgccgatgaagaagaaatggaacaggccgatgaagaagaggaaacaATGATGGATGTTGACGACGGAATGACGGTGATAGACCAAGACAATGAAGAGATGGAAAACGACGAAAGATATGAAatagaagatgatgaaaaatttgaagagttttcacctgaagaagaagaacgtCAATTGAGAGAATTCAGAGATatggaaaaggaagacaGAGAATTCCCAGATGAAATCGAACTAGAACCAACCGAATCTGCCGTGGAACGTCTGAAAAGGTACAGGGGTTTGAAGAACCTATACAACTGTGACTGGAatgttgatgaaaaagacCCCACGTCACCACCCGAATGGAAACGTTTATTAAGAGTGGGTAATTATAAAAACACCAAAAATAGAATtatcaaagaaaccaagaacGAAGCACAAGCTATTGCAGGTGACCGTATTAGAATGTTCATCAAATTCCCCAAATTCTTATTAGAAAAGATTCAAGACCCCAAACAGCTATTGTTTGCCGTTTATGGATTACTTCTACACGAACACAAGAATGCAGTGGTCAACTTCTCGTTACAAAGATGGGAAGAATACGACAACCCTGTACCTTCTAAGGATCCTATCGTGGTACAATATGGTGCTAGAAGATATACCATTCAGCCACTATTTTCTCAGGATTCGAATAGTCCCAACAACGTTCACAAGTATGAGAGATATTTGCATCCAAATACAGTATCGATCGCCACATGTATTGCACCTGTAGATTTCACGCAATCCCCTgcaattttcttcaaacctTCACAAACAGATTCTAAGCAAGTTGAGTTGATTGGTCACGGTACATTCTTAAACGCAGACCATTCAAGAATCTTGGCCAAGAGAGCTATCTTGACGGGTCATCCATTTAGATTCCACAAGACAGTGGTCACTGTACGTTACATGTTCTTTAGACCGGAGGATGTGGAATGGTTCAAATCTATCCCATTATTCACCAAATCTGGTAGATCTGGTTTCATTAAGGAGAGTCTGGGTACACACGGTTATCTCAAGGCTACGTTTGACGGTAAACTTTCTGCACAAGATGTTGTTGCCATGTCCTTGTATAAACGTATGTGGCCATTGCCTTCATTACCTTGGAATGGTATGTAA